One Rosa chinensis cultivar Old Blush chromosome 5, RchiOBHm-V2, whole genome shotgun sequence genomic region harbors:
- the LOC112165637 gene encoding probable ubiquitin-conjugating enzyme E2 26 isoform X2 — MRDRRNSTVIVPDGIHVEDSDTTVFIDEKVDRSIKGKTINYSSDEFPDRKAKGAVANNFAGSSGKSLASASDNINYADLFLDDVIDVDEYARLLSHFDNADISPGIEAPMPPIPWLFGPVKSDIKSVSGSSSDTNYRAAKSFASLSHNVIDLAGPSSDASSSNDDYSGLYLEASIDIDEYAKMLAHFDKMDIPPGIEAPIPHFLSLSDPSKSNINAVPGSSSSLEAQTNVFSPALGLSSSWKLPQASSSKTKQSYLQHQGWASNIPVGVELSKLHTQTQTNDVPAKQVSSMETDETIRKFKDFKQFDTVADHSDHHYTNKSSSTMQKNWAKRIQEEWKILEKDLPDTIFVRVYETRMDLLKAVIVGAKGTPYHDGLFFFDVSFPSDYPNVPPHVYYHSGGLRLNPNLYDCGKVCLSLLNTWSGGKQEMWIPGKSTMLQVLVSIQGLILNTEPYFNEPGWAPMKGTPAGETASKKYNEDTLILSLRTMVYTMKRPPKYFEHFVLGHFRNHAHDILVACKAYMDGAEVGCLVKGSVQGVDGNKSCSQVFKNSLARFLPTLVKELTQIGAKDCEKFVSPATVENLQIGSVP, encoded by the exons GGAGCTGTCGCCAATAACTTTGCTGGTTCTTCTGGTAAGAGTTTAGCCTCAGCATCAGATAACATTAACTATGCTGATCTGTTTTTGGATGATGTTATCGATGTCGATGAGTATGCCCGTTTGCTATCCCATTTTGATAATGCGGATATTTCTCCTGGAATAGAAGCACCTATGCCACCTATCCCCTGGTTGTTTGGTCCTGTTAAAAGTGATATAAAGTCAGTTTCTGGAAGTAGTTCTGATACAAATTATCGAGCTGCTAAGAGTTTTGCGTCACTCTCGCATAATGTAATTGACTTAGCTGGTCCCAGTTCTGATGCATCTAGTTCCAATGATGACTATTCTGGTCTTTATCTGGAAGCATCCATAGATATCGATGAGTATGCTAAAATGCTAGCCCATTTTGACAAAATGGATATTCCTCCTGGAATAGAAGCACCTATCCCACATTTTCTGTCATTGTCAGATCCTTCTAAGAGCAATATAAATGCAGTTCCTGGAAGTAGTTCAAGCTTGGAGGCCCAAACGAATGTTTTTAGTCCTGCTCTTGGGCTATCATCATCTTGGAAACTTCCACAAGCTTCCAGCAGTAAAACAAAACAATCTTATCTGCAACACCAAGGGTGGGCTTCTAATATTCCAGTTGGAGTAGAATTATCAAAATTGCATACACAAACTCAAACCAATGATGTCCCTGCAAAGCAAGTTTCTAGCATGGAGACAGATGAAACTATTAGGAAGTTCAAggatttcaaacaatttgatacAGTTGCAGATCACTCAGACCATCACTATACTAACAAGAGTAGTTCTACCATGCAG AAAAATTGGGCAAAGAGAATTCAGGAAGAGTGGAAAATCCTGGAGAAAGATTTGCCTG ATACAATATTTGTTAGAGTTTATGAGACAAGGATGGATCTTTTGAAAGCTGTAATTGTTGGAGCCAAGGGTACCCCCTACCATGATGGTCTCTTTTTCTTTGATGTTTCATTTCCAAGTGACTATCCCAATGTACCCCCG CATGTCTACTACCACTCTGGTGGCCTTCGACTAAATCCAAATTTGTATGATTGTGGAAAAGTATGCCTCAGCCTTCTCAACACCTGGTCTGGGGGCAAGCAAGAGATGTGGATCCCTGGTAAGTCAACGATGCTTCAGGTTTTGGTCTCTATACAAGGGCTGATCTTGAATACAGAGCCCTACTTCAATGAGCCTGGATGGGCACCTATGAAGGGTACACCAGCCGGTGAAACGGCATCGAAGAAGTACAATGAGGACACGTTAATCCTATCTCTAAGGACAATGGTGTACACGATGAAGCGGCCTCCAAAG TATTTTGAGCACTTTGTTCTCGGGCATTTCCGCAATCATGCTCATGATATTCTTGTAGCATGCAAGGCATATATGGATGGAGCTGAAGTGGGGTGTTTAGTCAAAGGTTCGGTGCAGGGCGTTGATGGTAATAAGAGCTGCTCGCAGGTGTTTAAGAATTCTCTGGCTAGGTTTTTGCCTACTCTAGTCAAAGAGTTGACACAAATAGGTGCCAAGGACTGTGAGAAATTTGTATCACCAGCAACAGTTGAGAATTTGCAGATTGGTAGCGTGCCTTAG